One genomic region from Sphingobacterium sp. UGAL515B_05 encodes:
- a CDS encoding Kelch repeat-containing protein, translated as MNKKNWLLVLLAFVFTVTTFSSCKKSDDSSTKSDEWFAKAAFKGPQTSSAASFLINNVAYVTTGLASNAGGKPFRVKDTYAYDAASDTWAEKAPFTGVERNGAIGFSIGNIGYVGGGNDGTNNLTDFYKFDPTANGGKGAWSSIAPLPIALSNAVAFTLNGAAYVGTGETVVNGGTTNTNEFYKYDPAANTWQAISDAPFSAKRKAAFSFVVNNVAYVGGGISNGSYPKDFYKFDGSKWTKLNDLNRADDSYTYDLTRSNASAFAINGTPFVVGGYKNAVINSTWKYNISGDYWTNDNGAFAGSARQDAVGFAVGNNGYITTGLNGSSRFDDTWMFTPIY; from the coding sequence ATGAACAAGAAAAATTGGCTACTCGTTTTATTAGCTTTTGTATTTACAGTTACAACTTTCTCTTCTTGTAAAAAAAGTGACGACAGCTCAACCAAATCAGACGAATGGTTTGCAAAAGCTGCTTTTAAAGGCCCACAAACTTCATCTGCTGCTAGCTTTTTGATAAATAATGTTGCATATGTCACTACTGGTCTAGCGAGTAATGCTGGCGGTAAGCCTTTCCGTGTGAAAGATACGTATGCGTATGACGCAGCATCAGATACTTGGGCTGAAAAGGCACCTTTCACGGGTGTTGAAAGAAACGGTGCCATCGGTTTTTCCATTGGTAATATCGGTTATGTTGGTGGTGGAAATGACGGAACAAACAACCTAACAGATTTCTACAAATTTGATCCTACAGCTAACGGCGGAAAAGGTGCTTGGTCAAGCATTGCTCCACTTCCTATCGCTTTATCAAATGCAGTAGCTTTTACTTTAAATGGTGCTGCTTATGTTGGAACAGGTGAAACTGTTGTTAACGGTGGAACAACGAATACAAATGAGTTTTACAAATATGACCCAGCTGCTAATACTTGGCAAGCAATCAGTGATGCTCCTTTTTCAGCGAAAAGAAAAGCAGCTTTCTCTTTTGTTGTCAATAATGTCGCTTATGTAGGTGGTGGTATCTCTAACGGTTCTTACCCAAAAGATTTCTATAAATTTGATGGTAGCAAATGGACTAAATTGAACGATCTAAATAGAGCAGATGATTCATATACTTACGATTTGACTCGTTCAAATGCTTCTGCTTTCGCAATCAATGGTACTCCATTCGTTGTTGGTGGTTACAAAAATGCAGTAATCAACAGCACATGGAAATATAATATTTCTGGTGACTACTGGACAAATGATAACGGTGCTTTCGCTGGTTCAGCACGCCAAGATGCTGTTGGTTTCGCTGTAGG
- a CDS encoding DUF4270 family protein: MIKDFKRRSIQFLLPLFTLAAFVGCNKDISLSLDSSRDETIGLVPIDTVSAKVSTYQLDDIPTSATGTMLVGKNSNAVTGSMKSTAYMRLGVGTISNASIPDDAVLDSVTLVLTPNKYFYGDTTKVQKISVHRVTEEITQTQIDLTKPVDERPVFVTSAAIFSKQKFAYENTPLADLSFKPRIQSADSLFFRFNSTISNELFTMIKNNDNRIQNSTSFQEYFKGLALVPDNSNTAVIGFKDTVFLQVHYSFLNNEGTKSVGKQYFSIDNKAYQYNQIEADRSATKFAPMTLKNPQIASQQTDGNVFLEGSTGVVAKIEFPTLLELVNNPSIAINKAELVIEVPNGASSIFDQPQSLVLMVASNNGNPISLLTSPYSTTTQQATLVRGNDFGSNGTYTFNLIEYLTKIKTTAYNNTSLYLSLPTSGLFSTGNRLILAKDNENDPKIKLNILYTKFQ; the protein is encoded by the coding sequence ATGATTAAAGACTTTAAGAGACGTAGTATTCAATTTTTACTTCCACTTTTTACATTGGCCGCTTTCGTTGGTTGTAATAAAGACATTTCGCTCTCATTGGATAGTTCAAGAGATGAAACAATCGGTTTAGTACCAATTGATACTGTTTCCGCCAAAGTTTCGACTTATCAATTGGACGATATTCCGACTTCCGCTACAGGAACAATGCTTGTCGGAAAGAATAGCAATGCTGTCACGGGCAGCATGAAGTCTACGGCTTATATGCGCCTAGGAGTGGGAACAATAAGCAATGCTTCTATACCAGATGATGCGGTATTGGATTCGGTGACCTTGGTATTAACGCCAAACAAATACTTTTACGGTGATACAACGAAAGTACAAAAGATATCGGTACACCGTGTTACGGAGGAAATTACACAAACACAGATTGATTTAACCAAACCTGTAGATGAACGTCCTGTTTTTGTCACTTCGGCAGCGATCTTCAGTAAACAAAAGTTTGCCTATGAAAATACACCATTGGCAGACCTTTCCTTTAAACCACGTATACAATCGGCAGATTCTTTATTTTTTAGATTCAACAGTACCATCAGCAATGAGCTATTTACAATGATCAAAAATAATGACAACCGGATTCAGAACAGCACAAGTTTTCAGGAATATTTCAAAGGATTGGCGCTTGTTCCTGACAACAGCAACACAGCTGTTATCGGATTCAAGGATACTGTTTTCTTACAGGTGCACTATTCATTCCTGAATAATGAAGGAACAAAATCTGTTGGCAAACAATATTTTTCCATTGACAACAAGGCTTACCAGTACAATCAAATTGAAGCGGATCGCTCGGCAACAAAGTTTGCCCCTATGACCTTAAAAAACCCTCAAATCGCGAGTCAACAAACGGATGGAAATGTGTTTTTAGAAGGCTCAACCGGCGTTGTAGCAAAAATTGAGTTCCCTACGTTATTAGAATTGGTGAACAATCCATCAATTGCGATTAATAAGGCTGAACTTGTCATTGAAGTCCCTAACGGAGCTTCCAGTATTTTTGATCAGCCCCAAAGTTTAGTCTTAATGGTGGCAAGTAATAATGGAAATCCGATTAGCTTGTTAACTTCACCTTATTCGACAACAACGCAACAAGCAACCTTAGTGCGTGGAAACGATTTTGGCTCGAATGGAACATATACATTCAATCTGATTGAATATTTAACAAAAATTAAAACAACAGCATACAATAATACTTCATTATATCTATCTTTACCGACATCGGGTTTGTTTTCAACTGGAAATAGGTTAATATTGGCAAAAGATAATGAGAATGATCCGAAAATTAAATTAAACATCCTTTATACTAAATTTCAATAA
- a CDS encoding sensor histidine kinase: MGRRFKLLISLIVVIGAGITVVLGFWLYGSYTNRRDLFLSTAERSLFNAVQEAYQARNGDRQLDGPEADRNRLLQDVKRELSTLLPAAELDKALQRVNVERPKTERFDREGHGRREKMFPKDREGQGAIIPPFLFRDFEMNKANLELIERKFKESLSNKSISVPFEMAIVTIPHDQIKDVRRKYREANLAWTRPMMVNPSKNEFLVVKFQEDWKYLLYSLSWQLLISLLLIGLLLGTFFYLMKTILNQNKMAELRKNFVDNMTHELKTPVSTVMAAIEAIQLYGVQDDREKMNRYLNISKKELEHLSNMIEKVLQMDIDATRGIVLQRTDFDLVAMVKGAIEVAQLNKTKQVDFKLIAVPSEIRINGDEAHLKNVINNLLENAIKYAGQQVYIEVEVKEMKENVHIRITDNGKGISSEYHNQIFDMFFRVPSGNLHDVKGFGLGLAYVKQVVKRHDGKITVDSVLEKGSTFSIRLPYE, encoded by the coding sequence ATGGGTAGAAGATTTAAATTATTGATCAGTTTGATCGTTGTAATTGGGGCAGGAATTACCGTAGTGCTAGGCTTTTGGCTCTATGGAAGTTACACCAATCGTCGTGACCTGTTTCTATCTACCGCTGAGCGCTCGCTCTTCAATGCTGTTCAGGAAGCCTACCAAGCGCGTAATGGTGATCGGCAGTTAGATGGCCCGGAGGCTGATCGGAATCGACTCCTGCAAGATGTAAAACGCGAGCTTTCAACCTTACTGCCCGCTGCTGAACTAGATAAGGCTTTACAACGTGTGAACGTCGAACGGCCTAAAACCGAGCGATTTGATCGCGAGGGCCACGGTAGACGAGAGAAAATGTTTCCCAAAGATCGCGAAGGGCAAGGCGCAATTATCCCGCCCTTTCTGTTCCGGGACTTTGAGATGAACAAAGCCAATCTGGAGTTAATCGAAAGAAAGTTTAAAGAATCTCTGAGCAATAAAAGTATATCAGTACCATTTGAAATGGCTATTGTCACGATTCCACACGATCAAATCAAAGATGTGCGCCGCAAATACCGTGAAGCAAATCTTGCTTGGACCAGACCCATGATGGTCAATCCCTCAAAAAATGAATTTCTTGTGGTCAAGTTTCAGGAGGATTGGAAGTATCTGCTGTATAGCTTAAGCTGGCAGCTGCTCATCTCACTGCTCTTGATTGGACTGCTGCTCGGGACGTTCTTCTATTTGATGAAAACCATTCTCAACCAAAATAAGATGGCCGAGCTGCGTAAGAACTTCGTCGATAATATGACGCATGAACTTAAAACACCGGTATCTACGGTTATGGCAGCCATAGAAGCGATACAGTTGTATGGTGTACAGGATGACAGGGAAAAGATGAATCGCTATCTGAATATCTCCAAAAAAGAACTGGAACACCTGTCCAATATGATTGAAAAGGTACTCCAGATGGATATTGATGCAACAAGAGGAATTGTATTACAGCGTACTGACTTCGATCTTGTCGCCATGGTGAAGGGCGCCATTGAAGTTGCTCAGTTGAATAAAACTAAGCAAGTGGACTTTAAGCTTATTGCTGTTCCAAGTGAAATAAGGATCAATGGCGATGAAGCCCATCTAAAGAACGTGATCAATAATTTGTTGGAAAATGCGATAAAATACGCTGGACAGCAGGTTTATATTGAAGTGGAAGTGAAGGAAATGAAAGAAAATGTCCATATTCGTATTACAGATAATGGTAAGGGAATTTCTTCAGAATACCATAATCAGATTTTTGACATGTTCTTTCGGGTTCCTTCCGGTAATCTACACGATGTAAAGGGTTTCGGTTTGGGGCTTGCTTATGTGAAGCAGGTGGTAAAAAGGCACGATGGCAAGATTACCGTCGATAGCGTGCTGGAAAAAGGAAGTACCTTTAGTATCCGATTGCCGTACGAATAA
- a CDS encoding response regulator transcription factor, whose translation MIEILYVEDEPSLGMIVADSLEANGFRVTHCSNGYEALEAFTAARPDILVVDVMMPVMDGFTLATKIRESDTQVPIIFLTAKVQTEDVVRGFRLGGDDYVKKPFKIEELVVRIESLLKNSPKMLFGQKLMIGDYSLDSLKHQLTYQGEVLKLSFRESELLRKLYEQKDKVIPREDIMRAYWSHDKYFTGRSLDVFISRIRKYLSQDERIKITNVRGVGYMLTVD comes from the coding sequence ATGATTGAAATTTTATATGTAGAAGATGAGCCGAGTCTCGGAATGATCGTTGCCGATAGCCTTGAGGCCAATGGATTTCGTGTCACCCATTGCAGTAATGGTTACGAAGCCTTGGAAGCATTTACAGCGGCTCGGCCGGATATTTTGGTCGTCGATGTCATGATGCCGGTGATGGATGGCTTTACATTAGCGACAAAAATACGCGAATCAGATACGCAGGTGCCCATTATCTTCTTGACCGCCAAAGTGCAGACAGAGGATGTTGTGCGGGGATTTCGTTTGGGCGGGGATGATTATGTCAAAAAGCCGTTTAAGATTGAAGAGCTCGTTGTGCGGATAGAATCCTTGTTGAAAAATAGTCCTAAGATGTTATTCGGTCAGAAGCTGATGATAGGAGACTATAGCCTCGATAGCTTAAAACATCAGTTGACTTATCAGGGTGAGGTACTTAAGCTGTCTTTCCGCGAAAGTGAACTGCTGCGGAAGCTGTATGAACAAAAAGATAAAGTCATACCGCGGGAGGATATCATGCGGGCCTATTGGAGCCATGATAAATATTTTACGGGGCGAAGCTTGGACGTGTTTATCAGCCGTATACGGAAATACCTCAGCCAGGATGAGCGCATCAAGATTACCAATGTCAGAGGAGTGGGGTATATGCTTACAGTCGATTGA
- a CDS encoding outer membrane beta-barrel protein, producing MKINLWTVLLLFISLSLLGTNVLAQQYITGKLLDQTTSQPIRGASITIIAVKDSSKSQVPTDILGKFSSAALSNGDYLVTVQPMGYTMDLRRVKLIGKTVDLIFKLSNAEIVLDEINISSSSIQVKGDTLEFDTKKYITQDFADADELVKQIPGVEIDDDGNVKAQGESVNKIIIDGREFFSTDPKVALKNLPADVIAKIQIIDDKTEQAKFSGFDDGKRMKVINIVTKPDKRKSYFGKLSGGVGPDQKYAINTQVTKMNPKRQYSIDINTNNVNQPNGFATRGNTRGRTGQGVTTRFNAGFNYLDRFFDNQMDFNANYTYNYTDNTILSQSKTEYTAGNRANQTNNQDQINSIYSNNHALSIRANWKIDSIQKLDFQPNFSYQSNDRNTSSKGNTLLNLAEILNSSDRKNNSFGENFNWGGDLTYMRRLNKPGRTISFNMNGSFSSNKSHAENFALNSYYKDGLFNRVDTVNNRNYSIGDNNGFRSKVAYTEMLGKYSRLQGNYTFRNTARYSDRKTYEFLAETGQLGELKNRLSNEFRNDFVYHSGGVSYLFNKKDSIRFQIGLDYQTAAQVNDKLFPNILTTKSHFNSLLPNLNFQYNFNKDTRVEFRYNAKTNTPSIEQLQDFIDNQNPLRISSGNPDLKQEYDHNVVVQFRSINKGTGRSFTSELTADFIEHKISNTIFTTDSAFTITEDVVLGPGGQYIRPENFDGVYNLKWQNSLGYRFEPLKLNFNLNNNMYFNQNYTLLNLEKVDAQTYGMSQRVGVNTAFSKDVIIGLDYNGNIAFSKNSATEKSNYSVYRHTIGNSIALTLLKTWTLNSTFNYLYNGSILNSPSTTSLLWNVSIGKKLFKRRNAEINLTVFDIFNDNKNINQQVNDLWVRVSQSNAITRYAILSFTYHIRGLGRKSGMKNHR from the coding sequence ATGAAGATCAATCTATGGACTGTCTTGCTCCTATTTATTAGCTTATCCTTATTGGGAACAAACGTGCTTGCACAACAGTATATTACAGGCAAATTGCTTGATCAGACAACTTCACAGCCCATTAGGGGTGCAAGCATCACCATTATCGCGGTAAAAGATTCCAGTAAATCTCAGGTACCTACAGACATATTGGGCAAGTTCAGCAGCGCAGCACTTTCCAATGGTGATTATCTGGTCACAGTACAACCGATGGGCTATACCATGGATCTCCGTCGGGTAAAGCTCATAGGCAAGACCGTCGACCTAATTTTTAAACTCAGCAATGCAGAAATTGTATTGGATGAGATCAATATTTCCTCGAGCAGTATACAAGTTAAAGGAGATACCCTTGAATTTGACACCAAGAAATATATTACACAGGATTTTGCCGATGCCGACGAATTGGTAAAGCAGATTCCTGGCGTTGAAATTGATGATGATGGCAACGTCAAAGCACAGGGTGAGTCAGTCAATAAAATTATTATTGACGGTCGTGAGTTCTTTAGTACAGATCCTAAGGTCGCCTTAAAAAACCTTCCGGCTGATGTTATTGCCAAAATCCAGATTATCGATGACAAAACCGAGCAGGCCAAATTTAGTGGCTTTGATGATGGAAAACGCATGAAGGTGATCAATATCGTCACCAAACCCGATAAAAGAAAGTCATATTTTGGCAAGCTCTCCGGTGGAGTCGGTCCTGACCAGAAGTATGCCATAAATACTCAGGTGACCAAAATGAATCCCAAACGTCAGTACTCGATCGACATCAATACCAACAACGTCAACCAGCCCAACGGTTTCGCCACCCGGGGAAATACAAGAGGACGTACCGGACAGGGAGTGACAACGCGCTTTAATGCGGGGTTCAACTATTTGGATCGGTTTTTTGATAACCAGATGGACTTCAATGCGAATTATACCTACAACTATACGGACAATACTATCCTCAGCCAAAGCAAAACAGAATATACTGCGGGTAATCGGGCCAACCAAACCAACAATCAGGATCAAATAAACAGCATCTACAGCAACAATCATGCTCTCTCTATCCGCGCGAACTGGAAAATAGATTCCATACAGAAACTGGACTTTCAACCTAATTTTTCCTATCAGAGTAACGACAGAAATACAAGTTCCAAAGGCAATACCTTATTAAATCTTGCCGAGATACTCAATAGCTCTGACCGTAAAAATAACAGTTTTGGAGAAAATTTTAACTGGGGCGGAGACCTTACTTACATGCGGAGACTCAATAAACCTGGCCGCACAATCAGTTTTAATATGAATGGCTCTTTTAGCAGCAACAAGAGCCATGCGGAGAATTTTGCACTAAATTCCTACTATAAAGATGGACTATTTAACCGCGTCGACACTGTCAACAATAGGAATTATTCCATTGGTGATAATAACGGTTTTCGTTCCAAAGTGGCCTATACAGAGATGCTGGGTAAATACTCCCGCTTACAGGGGAACTATACTTTTCGAAATACGGCACGCTATTCGGACCGCAAAACCTACGAATTTCTGGCCGAAACAGGTCAGTTAGGGGAATTAAAAAACCGCCTTTCCAATGAATTCCGAAATGACTTTGTTTACCATAGCGGTGGTGTCTCCTACTTATTTAACAAAAAAGACAGCATTAGATTTCAGATTGGCTTAGATTATCAGACAGCTGCCCAGGTAAATGACAAATTATTCCCCAATATACTGACCACAAAGAGCCACTTTAACAGTCTGTTGCCCAATCTAAATTTCCAATATAATTTTAATAAGGATACACGCGTCGAGTTTCGGTATAATGCAAAGACCAATACTCCTTCTATTGAGCAACTGCAGGATTTTATAGACAATCAAAATCCACTGCGCATTAGCTCGGGAAATCCGGATCTTAAGCAAGAATATGACCACAACGTCGTGGTTCAGTTTAGATCGATCAATAAAGGAACAGGTAGAAGCTTCACCTCTGAGCTTACAGCAGATTTTATTGAACATAAAATATCAAATACCATTTTCACCACAGATTCAGCCTTTACAATCACCGAGGACGTTGTACTGGGCCCCGGGGGGCAATATATTAGGCCCGAAAATTTCGATGGTGTCTATAACCTCAAATGGCAAAATAGCCTTGGATATCGATTTGAGCCATTGAAACTTAACTTCAACCTCAACAACAATATGTATTTCAACCAGAATTACACCTTATTGAATCTGGAAAAGGTCGATGCGCAGACCTATGGGATGAGTCAACGCGTCGGCGTAAATACAGCATTCAGCAAAGATGTTATCATCGGTTTGGATTACAATGGAAATATAGCATTCTCCAAGAACTCAGCAACGGAAAAATCAAATTACTCGGTTTATAGACATACCATAGGCAATTCTATCGCGTTGACGCTACTAAAAACATGGACACTCAATTCGACTTTCAATTACCTTTACAATGGTAGCATCCTGAATTCACCAAGTACAACAAGTTTGTTATGGAATGTCTCTATCGGTAAGAAATTATTCAAACGCAGGAATGCCGAAATCAATCTTACGGTATTTGATATCTTTAATGACAATAAAAATATCAATCAGCAGGTAAACGATCTTTGGGTACGTGTATCCCAATCAAATGCAATAACGCGCTACGCGATATTAAGTTTTACCTACCATATTCGTGGGCTTGGCAGAAAATCGGGCATGAAAAATCATCGTTAA
- a CDS encoding TetR/AcrR family transcriptional regulator, giving the protein MKESVLSRKERIMKEALLLFSEQGYTNTSTKTIAQNAGVSEALIFKHFGNKDALLVYLIKSGYRKVLTHHRGMMTYREPKEFLRTMINLPNKLVTAEPLFWKLQERLSHHPFSKQQHEQFMKPVQPIIHRAFEDLNYENPDLETQFLLLVIDKLWKKEAIGELENVMELTLFLEKKYNLI; this is encoded by the coding sequence ATGAAAGAAAGTGTTTTGAGTAGAAAAGAGCGTATTATGAAAGAAGCATTGTTGCTTTTTTCAGAGCAAGGCTATACGAATACCTCTACCAAAACGATTGCCCAAAATGCCGGGGTCTCTGAAGCATTGATCTTTAAACATTTTGGAAATAAAGATGCCTTGCTCGTCTATTTAATTAAATCGGGCTATCGCAAAGTTCTTACGCATCACCGCGGAATGATGACCTATCGTGAACCAAAGGAATTCCTGCGTACAATGATCAATCTACCCAACAAATTGGTTACCGCCGAACCCTTATTTTGGAAATTGCAGGAACGTTTGTCTCATCACCCTTTTTCCAAACAGCAGCACGAACAGTTTATGAAACCCGTGCAGCCTATTATCCATCGTGCTTTTGAAGATCTGAACTATGAAAATCCAGATCTTGAAACACAATTTCTCTTACTAGTTATCGACAAGCTATGGAAAAAGGAAGCGATAGGTGAATTGGAGAATGTGATGGAGTTGACGCTCTTTCTAGAGAAAAAATATAACCTGATTTAG
- a CDS encoding glycoside hydrolase family 3 protein: MFKKLGLGILALVGTISFLKAQDKKDFVKYINSQHEWVDAVFNTLTPKEKVAQLFLVRAHTNLGQKYIDSVAQVIQDQHLGGLVVFQGGPVRHVDMFNRYQSLSKVPLMVTFDGEWGLGMRMPDSTLSFPYQMTLGAVQDNQLIYRMGREVALDFQRIGMHFNFAPDVDINNNPKNPVIGIRSFGDNKYNVTQKAKAYMDGMVDGGILASIKHFPGHGDTDVDSHYDLPQLPFDKKRLDTLEMYPFKELIKAGAPAVMVAHMNIPSLDDTPNMPSSISKKVVTDLLRNELGFKGLTVTDAMDMKGVKKFFPNGEADVQAIIAGHDLLEVSENSKRAIDLIVKAIEEGRIAQADIDARVKRVLAAKLWLGLDKYQATAQQNLYNDLHRASAVQLIDELSDAAITALNSTEKIKSFKKDLPTAIINIGITANQTFQNELASALTNETQYFITDSMSKDDIKRITKEIKKNKQFIIAVYDTRLRPRPTMVLNKDVQGLMKKFAKKSILTLFTNAYALDGFEATKKAKTILLAYQNDAFMQKAAVKTILGQNTPKGKLPVTINKKFKYGQGK, encoded by the coding sequence ATGTTCAAAAAACTCGGTCTGGGAATATTGGCATTAGTCGGCACAATTTCTTTTTTAAAAGCTCAGGATAAAAAAGATTTTGTGAAATACATCAACTCCCAACATGAATGGGTCGATGCAGTATTCAATACTTTGACACCAAAAGAAAAAGTAGCGCAGTTATTTCTGGTTAGGGCACACACCAATTTAGGGCAGAAATATATTGACTCCGTAGCTCAGGTTATACAAGACCAACATTTAGGCGGTCTCGTTGTTTTTCAGGGTGGTCCTGTTCGTCATGTCGATATGTTCAATCGCTACCAGTCCTTGTCTAAAGTACCTCTGATGGTGACTTTTGATGGCGAGTGGGGATTAGGCATGCGTATGCCCGATTCTACCTTGTCGTTTCCTTATCAGATGACTTTAGGAGCCGTTCAAGATAATCAGTTGATCTATCGCATGGGACGTGAGGTTGCCTTAGATTTCCAACGTATAGGTATGCATTTCAATTTTGCTCCCGACGTGGATATCAACAATAATCCTAAAAATCCAGTAATCGGTATCCGTTCCTTTGGTGATAATAAATATAATGTAACCCAAAAAGCCAAAGCGTATATGGATGGTATGGTGGATGGTGGTATTTTGGCTTCCATTAAACACTTTCCAGGTCATGGAGATACAGATGTGGATTCTCATTATGATCTGCCGCAACTTCCTTTTGACAAAAAACGCCTGGATACCCTGGAAATGTATCCGTTCAAAGAACTTATTAAAGCTGGAGCACCCGCTGTCATGGTGGCACACATGAATATCCCGAGTTTGGACGATACACCTAATATGCCATCTTCCATCTCTAAAAAGGTAGTTACGGATCTTTTGCGCAATGAACTTGGTTTTAAAGGACTAACAGTCACTGACGCCATGGACATGAAAGGTGTAAAGAAGTTTTTCCCAAATGGGGAAGCAGACGTACAGGCTATTATCGCGGGTCATGATTTACTTGAAGTGTCAGAAAACAGTAAACGTGCAATCGATTTGATCGTAAAAGCCATTGAAGAGGGACGTATCGCACAGGCAGATATTGATGCGCGTGTTAAAAGAGTGCTGGCAGCCAAATTATGGCTTGGTTTAGATAAGTATCAGGCTACAGCACAACAGAATCTATACAATGATTTACATCGTGCCTCGGCGGTTCAGCTCATTGACGAGCTGTCAGATGCAGCGATCACCGCATTAAATTCTACCGAAAAAATAAAATCATTCAAGAAAGATTTACCTACCGCTATTATCAATATCGGAATTACGGCTAATCAGACTTTCCAGAATGAATTAGCGAGTGCGCTGACGAATGAAACACAGTATTTCATCACAGACAGCATGAGTAAGGATGATATCAAACGTATTACCAAGGAAATCAAGAAAAATAAACAATTTATTATCGCCGTGTATGACACGAGACTTCGTCCGCGTCCTACCATGGTATTGAATAAAGATGTTCAGGGCCTGATGAAGAAATTTGCGAAAAAATCGATCTTGACCTTATTTACCAATGCCTATGCTTTGGACGGTTTTGAAGCGACGAAAAAAGCAAAGACAATTTTGTTGGCTTATCAAAATGATGCCTTCATGCAGAAAGCAGCAGTAAAAACGATTTTGGGGCAAAATACGCCGAAAGGAAAACTTCCGGTTACGATCAACAAAAAATTTAAATACGGACAGGGGAAATAA